A genomic window from Nocardioides sp. BP30 includes:
- a CDS encoding FAD:protein FMN transferase — protein sequence MTLDTMTWTDWSCTMSVTAERRELDLAVTIVDHVVAEVDAAVSRFRADSDLSRINARAGRMTPVGPLAMRLICLGTQVARDTHGAVDPALGHDLVANGYDTDIVTVRRRTAPAAGPRLRRETWRDVRVDRSFSLVGVPAGIALDLGATAKAWTVDESIRRLRRRLDGPALVCLGGDLAVTRPLPGGWRIDVAEVHGGAGSTVILHDGAITTSSTLGRRWRDGDGGERHHLIDPSTGLPARSRWRTASVWAPTALSANVVSAWMLIRPDAAEEALVRHGYGARLVARDGTVATPGAWPDTATSVAS from the coding sequence ATGACCCTCGACACGATGACCTGGACCGACTGGTCCTGCACGATGTCGGTCACCGCCGAGCGACGCGAGCTCGACCTGGCTGTGACGATCGTCGACCACGTCGTCGCGGAGGTGGATGCGGCGGTGAGCAGGTTCCGGGCCGACTCCGACCTCTCCCGCATCAACGCCCGCGCCGGCCGGATGACGCCGGTCGGTCCGCTGGCGATGCGCCTGATCTGTCTCGGCACCCAGGTCGCCCGTGACACCCACGGAGCGGTGGACCCGGCCCTCGGCCACGACCTGGTGGCCAACGGGTACGACACGGACATCGTCACCGTCCGCCGGCGTACGGCGCCCGCGGCCGGCCCGCGCCTGCGCCGCGAGACCTGGCGCGACGTGCGGGTCGACCGGTCGTTCTCGCTGGTCGGCGTGCCGGCGGGCATCGCGCTCGACCTCGGCGCGACCGCCAAGGCGTGGACCGTCGACGAGTCGATCCGGCGGCTCCGGCGACGCCTGGACGGCCCGGCACTGGTCTGTCTGGGCGGCGACCTCGCTGTCACCAGGCCGCTTCCCGGCGGCTGGCGCATCGATGTCGCCGAGGTGCACGGCGGTGCCGGCAGCACCGTGATCCTGCACGACGGTGCGATCACCACCTCCTCCACGCTCGGGCGGCGCTGGCGGGACGGGGACGGCGGCGAGCGTCACCATCTCATCGACCCGAGCACGGGCCTGCCCGCGCGCAGCCGCTGGCGCACCGCCTCGGTCTGGGCACCGACGGCGCTGTCGGCCAACGTGGTCTCGGCCTGGATGCTCATCCGCCCCGACGCCGCCGAGGAGGCCCTCGTCCGGCACGGGTACGGCGCCCGCCTGGTCGCCCGGGACGGCACCGTCGCCACCCCCGGCGCCTGGCCGGACACGGCGACGAGCGTGGCGTCATGA
- a CDS encoding ferric reductase-like transmembrane domain-containing protein: protein MTLWYLMRGLGFSALAVLTAATTLGALSTDGARTPAGIDRRVVRQLLHRSAAVFGLVLLVLHLTAVVLDSYVSVSLSGVLLPFTASYRPVAMGLGTLALYALVLTALSGVMRSTFARLRNGDRVWRAIHISAYVAWALAMLHGIFGGSDARQTWAIAVYVACAVCVGVALTLRVTTEPRRVSDQRGTADHRTSHRTSHRTSHRRLTAPTGALR from the coding sequence ATGACGCTCTGGTACCTGATGCGGGGTCTGGGTTTCAGCGCCCTCGCCGTGCTGACGGCCGCGACGACGCTCGGGGCGCTGAGCACCGACGGAGCACGGACGCCGGCCGGGATCGATCGCCGCGTCGTACGCCAGCTGCTGCACCGCTCGGCGGCGGTGTTCGGGCTGGTGCTGCTGGTGCTCCACCTGACCGCCGTGGTGCTGGACTCCTACGTCAGCGTCTCCCTGAGCGGCGTGCTGCTCCCGTTCACCGCCTCCTACCGTCCGGTGGCCATGGGGCTGGGCACCCTCGCGCTCTACGCGCTCGTCCTCACCGCGCTCTCCGGTGTCATGCGGAGCACGTTCGCCCGCCTTCGCAACGGCGACCGGGTCTGGCGGGCGATCCACATCTCGGCGTACGTCGCCTGGGCGCTGGCCATGCTGCACGGCATCTTCGGCGGCTCGGACGCGCGCCAGACCTGGGCGATCGCCGTCTACGTCGCCTGCGCGGTCTGTGTCGGCGTCGCGCTGACACTGCGCGTCACCACCGAGCCGCGGCGCGTGAGCGATCAACGCGGCACTGCCGACCACCGCACGAGCCACCGCACGAGCCACCGCACGAGCCACCGCCGGCTCACCGCACCGACAGGAGCACTCCGATGA
- a CDS encoding NADH-ubiquinone oxidoreductase-F iron-sulfur binding region domain-containing protein produces MSTATFDHTRTTARLPPVYVAGTARLLAGESGQPPSRDRGWLVEASRSVALLGRGGAAFPVSAKLAAVGRGAEILVNGSEGEPASWKDRVLMRTRPGLVLDGALVVAGALSSRRVTLAVADEVSAAALQEAIRERGAADRVSVVAADHGFVGGEVQALVNGLNGRAAVPNGRRVLPSDRGVGGRPTFASNVETFAQLALLAALGPERYARVGTTSEPGTTLVTVHRPDRGTSVVEVPHGTPLSDLIDGVGPVLVGGYHGTWTSAGGLTVDRPALRAAGIGWGAGVVATLPQTTCPVGEIARVAQWLAAESAGQCGPCVFGLASIAEDLVALVSGQRVDTGRLRRRLGLVAGRGACSHPDGTVRFVATALDAYADDLARHEHGVGCGRPVLGTLPLGGTR; encoded by the coding sequence ATGAGCACCGCGACGTTCGACCACACCCGGACCACCGCTCGGCTCCCGCCGGTCTACGTCGCCGGCACCGCCCGACTGCTCGCGGGCGAGTCCGGGCAGCCGCCGAGCCGCGACCGCGGCTGGCTGGTCGAGGCGAGCCGCTCGGTCGCCCTCCTGGGCCGTGGCGGAGCCGCCTTCCCGGTGAGCGCCAAGCTGGCAGCGGTCGGTCGCGGCGCCGAGATCCTGGTCAACGGCAGCGAGGGCGAGCCGGCCAGCTGGAAGGACCGCGTGCTGATGCGGACCAGACCCGGTCTCGTGCTCGACGGCGCGCTCGTGGTGGCCGGCGCGCTCTCCAGCCGGCGTGTCACCCTCGCGGTCGCCGATGAGGTCAGCGCTGCAGCCCTGCAGGAGGCGATCCGGGAGCGGGGCGCCGCCGACCGGGTCAGCGTCGTGGCGGCGGACCACGGGTTCGTCGGTGGCGAGGTCCAGGCGCTGGTCAACGGGCTGAACGGACGCGCCGCCGTGCCGAACGGTCGGCGGGTGCTGCCCTCGGACCGTGGCGTGGGAGGCAGGCCCACCTTCGCCTCGAACGTCGAGACCTTCGCCCAGCTCGCGCTCCTCGCCGCCCTCGGACCCGAGCGCTACGCCCGGGTCGGTACCACCAGCGAGCCGGGGACGACGCTCGTCACCGTGCACCGGCCCGACCGGGGCACGAGCGTCGTCGAGGTGCCGCACGGCACGCCGCTGAGCGACCTGATCGACGGAGTCGGACCGGTCCTGGTCGGCGGCTACCACGGCACGTGGACCTCGGCGGGGGGCCTGACAGTCGACCGACCGGCCTTGCGCGCGGCAGGCATCGGCTGGGGTGCGGGCGTGGTGGCCACGCTGCCGCAGACGACCTGCCCCGTCGGCGAGATCGCTCGGGTCGCGCAGTGGCTCGCCGCCGAGTCCGCCGGCCAGTGCGGACCGTGCGTCTTCGGGCTGGCGAGCATCGCCGAGGACCTGGTCGCGCTCGTCAGCGGTCAGCGCGTCGACACGGGAAGGCTGCGCCGCCGCCTCGGACTGGTCGCCGGCCGTGGGGCGTGCAGCCATCCCGACGGCACCGTGCGCTTCGTGGCCACCGCATTGGACGCGTACGCCGACGATCTCGCCCGGCACGAGCACGGCGTCGGCTGCGGCCGTCCGGTGCTCGGCACCCTTCCCCTCGGAGGCACCCGATGA
- a CDS encoding ferredoxin, which yields MTNRISIDWTRCDGHGLCSRLFGERIALDEWGFPLLDPRGVADTELAGARLAVRSCPRLALMLETDRVS from the coding sequence ATGACCAACCGCATCTCGATCGACTGGACCCGCTGCGACGGGCACGGGTTGTGCTCCAGGCTCTTCGGCGAGCGGATTGCGCTCGACGAGTGGGGCTTCCCGCTGCTCGACCCGCGCGGGGTCGCCGACACCGAGCTCGCCGGGGCTCGGCTGGCCGTGCGATCCTGCCCCCGCCTGGCGCTCATGCTCGAGACGGACCGCGTCAGCTGA
- a CDS encoding PQQ-dependent sugar dehydrogenase, translated as MGRPLRPLGVVIALASATLALGACSSGDVDGGRSASSNGTAPDPSPASSAAVGPSASASTGRPRRATGRVKVLHTVTTGIRVPWGIAELPNGRVLVGSRDTGRIYRLDVRTRTRRAVGTVTASVTNVGVGGEAGLLGLAVSPAFATNHRVYVYFSTRRDNRIGWMTYRNGRLSQPHVIVAGIPHGVHHNGGRIAFGPDGMLYAGTGESMVPSLAQNRSSLGGKVLRMTPAGKPAPGNPFGTLVYSYGHRNVEGLAFDPAGRLWASEFGDHTADELNLIKAGHDYGWPATQGKTSNPKYTSPVAQWGTSVDSPSGIAYANGAIWMAALKGERLWRIPLHGAAAGKPRAFLVRRYGRLRSVLALGPHRLLVTTSNRDGRTTPRRGDDRVLLVEVS; from the coding sequence ATGGGTCGCCCGCTTCGACCCCTCGGGGTCGTCATCGCGCTGGCATCGGCAACGCTGGCCCTCGGCGCGTGCTCGAGCGGGGACGTCGACGGCGGCCGGTCCGCGTCAAGCAACGGGACAGCGCCCGATCCGTCGCCAGCCTCCTCGGCCGCTGTCGGGCCGTCGGCGTCCGCGTCGACCGGCCGCCCTCGCAGGGCGACAGGCAGGGTGAAGGTGCTGCACACGGTCACCACCGGCATCCGGGTGCCCTGGGGGATCGCAGAGCTGCCGAACGGCCGTGTCCTGGTCGGCTCGCGCGACACCGGCAGGATCTACCGACTCGACGTGAGGACCAGGACCCGCAGGGCGGTCGGCACCGTCACGGCATCGGTGACCAACGTCGGTGTCGGCGGCGAGGCCGGCCTGCTCGGACTGGCTGTCTCGCCGGCGTTCGCCACCAACCACCGGGTCTACGTCTACTTCTCCACCCGTCGTGACAACCGGATCGGCTGGATGACCTACCGGAACGGTCGGCTGAGCCAGCCGCACGTGATCGTGGCGGGCATCCCGCACGGCGTGCACCACAACGGCGGCCGGATCGCGTTCGGGCCGGATGGAATGCTCTACGCCGGCACCGGAGAGTCCATGGTGCCCTCGCTGGCGCAGAACAGGTCCTCGCTGGGCGGCAAGGTGCTGCGGATGACCCCGGCGGGCAAGCCGGCGCCCGGCAACCCCTTCGGCACGCTGGTCTACAGCTACGGCCACCGCAACGTGGAGGGGCTCGCCTTCGACCCCGCGGGCCGGCTGTGGGCCTCGGAGTTCGGCGACCACACCGCCGACGAGCTCAATCTGATCAAGGCCGGACACGACTACGGCTGGCCCGCCACCCAGGGCAAGACCTCGAACCCGAAGTACACCAGCCCGGTCGCGCAGTGGGGGACCAGCGTGGACTCTCCGAGCGGCATCGCCTACGCCAACGGCGCGATCTGGATGGCGGCGCTGAAGGGTGAGCGGCTGTGGCGGATCCCGCTGCACGGCGCCGCGGCGGGCAAGCCGAGGGCCTTCCTGGTCCGCCGGTACGGCCGGTTGCGCAGCGTGCTCGCGCTGGGTCCGCACCGGTTGCTGGTCACGACGAGCAACCGCGACGGCCGCACCACACCGCGGCGCGGCGACGACCGGGTGCTGCTGGTCGAGGTCAGCTGA
- a CDS encoding phosphatase PAP2 family protein — translation MDRFRTRLAPALRELTIIGILYVGYSAARTLADGNLPKALSRAIDLERIERSLHLPGEQRLNRLATMHGWLGLAADYWYASLHYIVTAGVLLWLFRRSRDVYVPARRALAIATAIALGFYLTMPTAPPRMVIGFTDVMALHANSGWWGTDASAPKGLGGMTNELAAFPSMHAGWALWVALAIWSATRSRVLRTIGVVYAIGTALVVVATANHWAIDVIIGQAIILGSWLATHRRPRTAPVTVLFPRPPRRPSVGEAEAA, via the coding sequence ATGGATCGGTTCCGGACCCGGCTCGCGCCTGCGCTGCGCGAGCTGACCATCATCGGCATCCTCTACGTGGGCTACTCCGCGGCGCGCACCCTCGCCGACGGCAACCTGCCCAAGGCGCTGTCCCGAGCCATCGATCTCGAGCGCATCGAGCGGTCGCTGCATCTGCCCGGCGAGCAGCGGCTCAACCGGCTTGCGACGATGCACGGGTGGCTGGGGTTGGCGGCCGACTACTGGTACGCCAGCCTCCACTACATCGTGACCGCCGGCGTCCTGCTGTGGCTCTTCCGCCGCAGCCGCGACGTCTACGTGCCTGCTCGCCGGGCGCTCGCCATCGCCACCGCGATCGCGCTGGGCTTCTACCTCACCATGCCGACCGCTCCACCGCGGATGGTCATCGGCTTCACCGACGTGATGGCGCTGCACGCCAACTCCGGCTGGTGGGGCACCGACGCCTCAGCTCCCAAGGGTCTGGGCGGCATGACCAACGAGCTCGCCGCCTTCCCCTCGATGCACGCGGGCTGGGCGCTATGGGTGGCGCTCGCGATCTGGAGCGCGACCCGATCGCGGGTGCTGCGCACGATCGGCGTGGTCTACGCCATCGGCACCGCGCTGGTGGTGGTCGCGACCGCCAACCACTGGGCGATCGACGTCATCATCGGTCAGGCGATCATCCTCGGGTCCTGGCTGGCGACGCATCGTCGGCCCCGCACGGCACCGGTGACCGTGCTGTTCCCACGGCCGCCTCGTCGCCCCTCAGTCGGTGAGGCCGAGGCCGCGTAG
- a CDS encoding TetR/AcrR family transcriptional regulator, translated as MSPERTVRADARANRERIVEAAASLYAEEGLDVSFNAIAQRAGVGSATLYRHFPHHDELRQAVYLARVHESTVLLSELASSGDPATELCRYLTWTFHTADLSLIGLGMTPGTGSAELQEEARRVKQLLDELIGRAHAAGVLSEGLGRGDVLVAAAALVQVARNEELPSERKETFLGVVLRGLGLTD; from the coding sequence GTGAGCCCCGAGCGCACCGTGCGCGCCGACGCTCGCGCGAACCGCGAACGGATCGTCGAGGCGGCGGCGTCGTTGTACGCCGAGGAGGGGCTGGATGTCTCCTTCAACGCCATCGCCCAGCGAGCCGGCGTCGGCAGCGCGACGCTGTACCGGCACTTCCCTCACCATGACGAGCTGCGGCAGGCGGTCTACCTCGCCCGCGTGCACGAGTCGACGGTGCTGCTGAGCGAGCTGGCCTCGTCCGGCGACCCGGCCACGGAGCTGTGCCGCTACCTGACCTGGACGTTCCACACGGCCGACCTCTCGCTGATCGGGCTCGGGATGACCCCGGGTACCGGTTCGGCCGAGCTGCAGGAGGAGGCCCGGCGGGTCAAGCAGCTCCTCGACGAGCTCATCGGGCGCGCGCATGCGGCCGGCGTCCTCTCCGAGGGCTTGGGGCGCGGTGACGTGCTGGTGGCCGCCGCCGCGCTCGTCCAGGTCGCTCGCAACGAGGAGCTTCCCAGTGAGCGCAAGGAGACCTTCCTCGGCGTGGTGCTACGCGGCCTCGGCCTCACCGACTGA
- a CDS encoding GGDEF domain-containing protein codes for MSHVVQLRNRGVGTPMRAVLALAILWCGYPLVPQGAVRDGVYDAFALACIAVGFWGASRLPSRVRGRWMVVLAGFGCWVLGDAVFSLEQHVFDIDFYPAPSDAAYLAAYVVLACGLLRLMRSAATRSELTPLLDAAIVTAGSGIVVATFFIAPIASDSTLGLPGRIVASAYPAADVLLIGVLVSLWTMAGLHVGAYRLLLLALLAMLAADVVWNVIAMRNPEALTPAWLDQLWLLGYLAAAGAACSRSAARVNRPPRSDHPVSARTRMLALGCGLMLPGLTLFLDALFRHHVPWQLVSVGSVVLSTLVLVRMGLLLKTVEVQAVRLAALARNDALTGAPNRRTWDHELGRAVRRARDGDGGLCIALIDLDHFKRYNDEFGHQAGDRLLRGAVAAWSAVLEPEELLARYGGEEFGLLLPGCDAGEAARRLRDMQKRMPEGQTFSAGVVVARPELDPEALVALADRALYDAKHAGRACVRVADDRFSEEALPAVDIALKPIVDLESGRQVGDRACSSFDEGTAESVLAGAYRDGYGPELESALVRAVLRRPRAGYRAVPLSAEALHSPLVRAELAGDLSGVVLEIASPTEAASLTGLEDVLSDLKARGARIAVSNWGSGYFDGERLARAQADAVRLDLSHLQDLLREDREAVMRASVRWAHERGVKIGIVNVVTPQDWEMAADLRFDFAQGSYFDDPSAHLTTPSTVAE; via the coding sequence ATGTCGCACGTGGTGCAGCTGCGCAACCGAGGAGTCGGCACGCCGATGCGAGCGGTGCTCGCCCTGGCGATCCTGTGGTGCGGCTATCCGCTCGTCCCGCAGGGAGCGGTGCGGGACGGGGTGTACGACGCCTTCGCCCTCGCCTGCATCGCCGTCGGGTTCTGGGGAGCGAGCCGGCTGCCCTCACGTGTTCGTGGACGCTGGATGGTCGTGCTGGCGGGCTTCGGGTGTTGGGTGCTCGGCGACGCCGTGTTCTCCCTGGAGCAACACGTGTTCGACATCGACTTCTATCCCGCGCCGAGCGACGCGGCCTATCTGGCCGCGTACGTCGTGCTCGCGTGCGGGCTGCTCCGGCTGATGCGCTCGGCGGCCACCCGTTCGGAGCTGACGCCGTTGCTCGACGCCGCGATCGTGACGGCTGGTTCCGGTATCGTCGTCGCGACCTTCTTCATCGCCCCGATCGCGAGTGATTCGACCCTCGGCCTTCCGGGCCGGATCGTGGCATCGGCCTATCCGGCCGCCGACGTCCTGCTCATCGGGGTGCTCGTCAGCCTGTGGACGATGGCCGGTCTGCACGTGGGCGCCTACCGGCTGCTGCTGCTCGCGCTGCTGGCGATGCTCGCCGCCGACGTCGTGTGGAACGTCATCGCGATGCGCAACCCCGAAGCGCTGACGCCCGCCTGGCTCGACCAGTTGTGGCTGCTCGGCTATCTTGCCGCGGCGGGAGCTGCCTGCAGCCGTTCCGCCGCCCGGGTCAACCGCCCTCCGCGCAGCGACCACCCGGTCTCCGCGCGTACGAGGATGCTTGCCTTGGGGTGCGGTCTGATGCTCCCGGGCTTGACCCTCTTCCTCGACGCCCTGTTCCGCCACCACGTTCCCTGGCAGCTGGTGTCCGTCGGCTCCGTCGTGTTGTCGACCCTCGTGCTCGTGCGGATGGGGCTGCTGCTCAAGACCGTCGAGGTCCAGGCCGTCCGGCTCGCGGCGCTGGCACGCAACGACGCGCTCACCGGCGCGCCGAACAGACGAACGTGGGACCACGAGCTGGGCCGAGCCGTACGGCGGGCCCGCGACGGTGATGGTGGCCTGTGCATCGCGCTGATCGACCTCGATCACTTCAAGCGGTACAACGACGAGTTCGGGCACCAGGCCGGCGACCGACTGCTACGCGGAGCGGTCGCGGCCTGGAGCGCGGTGCTCGAGCCCGAGGAGCTGCTGGCGCGCTACGGCGGCGAGGAGTTCGGGCTGCTGCTGCCCGGCTGCGACGCGGGCGAGGCAGCGCGACGCCTTCGGGACATGCAGAAGCGCATGCCCGAGGGGCAGACGTTCTCCGCGGGCGTGGTGGTCGCGCGGCCCGAGCTCGATCCTGAGGCGCTGGTGGCGCTCGCCGACCGTGCTCTGTACGACGCCAAGCACGCCGGACGGGCCTGCGTCCGCGTGGCAGACGATCGCTTCAGCGAGGAGGCGCTGCCGGCGGTCGACATCGCGCTCAAGCCGATCGTCGACCTCGAGTCCGGGCGTCAGGTGGGCGATCGGGCGTGCAGCAGCTTCGACGAGGGAACGGCCGAATCGGTGCTGGCCGGGGCCTACCGCGACGGATACGGTCCCGAGTTGGAGTCTGCCCTGGTGCGGGCAGTGCTGCGGCGCCCCCGTGCGGGCTATCGAGCAGTCCCGCTCAGCGCAGAGGCGCTGCACAGCCCGCTCGTACGAGCCGAGCTGGCGGGAGACCTCAGCGGAGTCGTCCTGGAGATCGCCTCGCCGACGGAGGCCGCAAGCCTCACCGGCCTCGAGGACGTGCTCAGCGACCTGAAGGCCCGCGGCGCCCGCATCGCCGTCTCGAACTGGGGGAGCGGCTACTTCGACGGGGAACGGCTGGCGCGGGCCCAGGCTGACGCCGTCCGGCTCGACCTCTCGCACCTGCAGGATCTCCTCCGGGAGGATCGTGAAGCGGTGATGCGCGCCAGCGTCCGCTGGGCGCACGAGCGGGGCGTCAAGATCGGGATCGTCAACGTCGTCACGCCGCAGGACTGGGAGATGGCGGCCGACCTGCGCTTCGACTTCGCGCAAGGGTCGTACTTCGACGACCCGTCAGCTCACCTGACGACTCCGTCCACCGTCGCGGAGTGA
- a CDS encoding peroxiredoxin — protein MSGLQIGGPAPDFTLRDQFGQEVTLSAYRDKKAVVLFFYPYAFSGVCTGEMAGIRDRLDEFMTFDTETLAISCDPMFALRAFADADGINFPLLSDFWPHGEVARAYGVFDERTGAARRSSYVIDKAGRVRWSVHNANAEGRDLGEHLHQLSVALA, from the coding sequence GTGAGCGGGCTGCAGATCGGCGGACCGGCACCGGACTTCACCCTGCGCGACCAGTTCGGCCAGGAGGTCACGCTCTCGGCCTACCGCGACAAGAAGGCAGTGGTGCTGTTCTTCTACCCCTACGCGTTCTCCGGGGTGTGCACCGGCGAGATGGCCGGCATCCGCGATCGGCTCGACGAGTTCATGACCTTCGACACCGAGACGCTGGCGATCTCCTGCGACCCGATGTTCGCACTGCGCGCGTTCGCCGACGCCGACGGGATCAACTTCCCGCTGCTCTCGGACTTCTGGCCGCACGGCGAGGTCGCTCGGGCCTACGGCGTCTTCGACGAGCGCACCGGAGCGGCCCGGCGCTCGTCGTACGTCATCGACAAGGCAGGCCGGGTGCGCTGGTCGGTGCACAACGCGAACGCGGAGGGCCGCGACCTCGGGGAGCACCTGCACCAGCTGTCGGTGGCGCTCGCCTGA
- a CDS encoding AMP-binding protein, which produces MILRPSAALAKAVSAGSGALVLAGSGVVKPFSPAVLARLAKAVRAWGLGPAGGFTMLATRYPDRIGIVDELGEITYGEIHRRSNVLARALAARGVGEGDGVAVMCRNHRGFVEATVAIAKLGADALYLNTAFAGPQLVDVLAREKPRVVIHDEEFSGLLADAPIEQRIIAWTDSDPAALPAETLDALATGSDADAGDLASPSRHGRIIILTSGTTGTPKGAPRNEAGIDSAISLLSRMPLREGWRTHIAAPLFHTWGFAHLMLAMLLGSTMVLRRRFDPADALAVTEGCDSLVVIPVMLQRMLAVDADVDLTRLKVVASSGSALPGDLALEWMDRFGDNLYNIYGSTEVAYASIATPEDLRAAPTSAGRPPWGTVVRILDPSGHEVPQGAPGRIFVGNSLLFEGYTGGGGKEVVDGLMSSGDVGRFGADGRLYVEGRDDEMIVSGGENVFPQEVEDCLARHPAVVEVACVGVDDDEFGKRLRAFVVVRGEVGEDELRGWVKDHLARFKVPREIVVLPELPRNATGKVLKRELVNWDTAGESKA; this is translated from the coding sequence ATGATCCTGCGACCCTCCGCGGCACTGGCGAAGGCCGTGTCGGCAGGGTCCGGCGCGCTGGTGCTGGCCGGATCCGGCGTGGTCAAGCCGTTCTCGCCGGCCGTCCTGGCGCGCCTGGCCAAGGCGGTGCGCGCGTGGGGGCTCGGTCCGGCGGGCGGCTTCACGATGCTGGCCACCCGCTATCCCGACCGGATCGGCATCGTCGACGAGCTCGGCGAGATCACGTACGGCGAGATCCACCGCCGTAGCAACGTCCTGGCGCGTGCGCTGGCCGCCCGTGGCGTCGGTGAGGGTGACGGCGTCGCGGTGATGTGCCGCAACCACCGGGGATTCGTCGAGGCGACGGTCGCCATCGCGAAGCTCGGCGCCGACGCGCTCTACCTCAACACCGCCTTCGCCGGGCCGCAGCTCGTCGACGTGCTGGCCCGGGAGAAGCCGCGCGTGGTCATCCACGACGAGGAGTTCTCCGGCCTGCTGGCGGATGCGCCGATCGAGCAGCGGATCATCGCCTGGACCGACAGCGACCCCGCCGCCCTGCCTGCCGAGACCCTGGACGCGCTCGCCACCGGCAGCGATGCCGACGCCGGCGACCTGGCGTCGCCCTCCCGGCACGGCCGGATCATCATCCTGACCTCCGGCACCACCGGTACGCCGAAGGGCGCCCCGCGCAACGAGGCAGGGATCGACTCCGCCATCTCGCTGCTCTCCCGGATGCCGCTGCGGGAGGGGTGGCGCACCCATATCGCGGCGCCCCTGTTCCACACCTGGGGATTCGCCCACCTGATGCTGGCGATGTTGCTCGGCTCGACGATGGTGTTGCGTCGGCGCTTCGACCCCGCCGACGCGCTCGCCGTCACCGAGGGCTGCGACTCGCTGGTGGTCATCCCGGTGATGCTCCAGCGGATGCTGGCGGTCGACGCCGACGTCGACCTGACTCGGCTCAAGGTGGTCGCCTCCTCCGGCTCGGCGCTGCCGGGGGACCTCGCGCTGGAGTGGATGGACCGCTTCGGGGACAACCTCTACAACATCTACGGCTCGACGGAGGTCGCCTACGCCTCGATCGCCACCCCGGAGGACCTGCGCGCCGCGCCCACCTCGGCGGGCAGGCCGCCGTGGGGCACGGTGGTCCGGATCCTCGATCCGTCGGGGCACGAGGTGCCGCAGGGCGCCCCCGGACGGATCTTCGTCGGCAACAGCCTGCTCTTCGAGGGCTACACCGGCGGCGGTGGCAAGGAGGTCGTGGACGGGCTGATGTCCTCTGGCGACGTCGGCCGCTTCGGGGCCGACGGTCGCCTCTACGTCGAGGGGCGCGACGACGAGATGATCGTCTCGGGTGGGGAGAACGTCTTCCCCCAGGAGGTCGAGGACTGCCTGGCGCGGCATCCGGCCGTCGTCGAGGTGGCCTGCGTCGGCGTCGACGACGACGAGTTCGGCAAGCGCCTGCGCGCGTTCGTGGTCGTCCGCGGCGAGGTCGGCGAGGACGAGCTCCGGGGCTGGGTCAAGGACCACCTGGCGCGCTTCAAGGTGCCGCGTGAGATCGTTGTCCTTCCCGAGTTGCCGCGCAATGCCACCGGCAAGGTGCTCAAGCGGGAGCTGGTGAACTGGGACACGGCAGGAGAGAGCAAGGCGTGA
- a CDS encoding DUF3052 domain-containing protein, with protein MSATAGGGSTQTGPAGPAERLGIKAGMVIQELGWDNDTDHELRVAIEDALDAEMVDGDYGNVVDSVLLWWRDDDGDLVDGLVDALTDLVGGGSIWLLTPKVGRPGAVDPSDITEAAPIAGLSQTTTAAVSKEWAATRLLAPKNVG; from the coding sequence GTGAGCGCGACCGCGGGTGGAGGCTCCACCCAGACAGGCCCTGCAGGTCCTGCAGAACGCCTGGGTATCAAGGCCGGAATGGTCATCCAGGAGCTCGGCTGGGACAACGACACCGATCACGAGCTCAGGGTCGCGATCGAGGACGCACTCGATGCCGAGATGGTCGATGGTGACTACGGCAACGTCGTGGACTCGGTGCTGCTGTGGTGGCGCGACGACGACGGCGACCTGGTCGACGGCCTGGTGGACGCGTTGACCGACCTCGTCGGCGGTGGGTCGATCTGGCTGCTCACGCCGAAGGTCGGGCGGCCGGGCGCGGTCGACCCCTCCGACATCACCGAGGCCGCTCCGATCGCCGGCCTCTCCCAGACGACGACCGCTGCCGTGAGCAAGGAGTGGGCGGCCACGCGTCTCCTGGCTCCGAAGAACGTCGGATGA